From one Candidatus Nitrospira nitrosa genomic stretch:
- a CDS encoding sulfide-dependent adenosine diphosphate thiazole synthase, with product MTKPRPAPLRERDITRQIAREYYKEFDQLIESDVIIVGAGPSGLICAHDLAKMGFRTLIIEQSLALGGGFWHGGYLMNKATICEPANEILEEIGVPCKKIRECEGMYMVDPPHATGALIASAYKAGAKVLNLTRVVDLILRRDGILEGVVVNNTTAEMAGHDVIHVDPIALESKIVVDATGHDAIVVELLHKRNLYQKIPGNGAMWVSRSEEEVMDRTGEVYPNCFVIGLAVAAVYGTPRMGPAFGSMLLSGRYGAGLIAKKLKNE from the coding sequence ATGACAAAGCCAAGACCAGCGCCGTTGCGCGAACGAGACATTACCCGTCAGATCGCACGGGAATACTATAAAGAATTCGATCAGCTGATCGAAAGCGACGTCATCATCGTCGGAGCAGGGCCGTCAGGCCTCATCTGCGCCCATGACCTTGCCAAGATGGGTTTCCGGACCCTGATCATCGAGCAGAGCCTCGCCCTTGGCGGCGGCTTCTGGCACGGCGGATATCTCATGAACAAAGCCACGATCTGCGAGCCGGCCAACGAGATCCTCGAAGAAATCGGCGTACCTTGCAAGAAGATCCGTGAATGCGAGGGCATGTATATGGTCGATCCTCCACACGCGACGGGTGCACTCATCGCCTCCGCCTACAAGGCTGGGGCCAAGGTGCTGAACCTGACCCGCGTGGTTGATTTGATTCTGCGCCGCGACGGCATTCTTGAAGGTGTCGTCGTCAACAATACAACCGCCGAGATGGCAGGCCACGACGTTATCCATGTCGATCCCATCGCACTTGAAAGCAAGATCGTCGTGGATGCCACCGGCCATGATGCCATTGTGGTTGAGCTTCTCCATAAGAGAAACCTGTATCAGAAAATTCCGGGAAACGGGGCCATGTGGGTCTCGCGCTCCGAGGAAGAGGTGATGGATCGTACTGGAGAGGTCTATCCGAATTGCTTCGTTATTGGATTGGCCGTTGCAGCCGTCTATGGCACACCACGAATGGGGCCGGCCTTCGGCTCAATGTTGTTATCAGGCCGGTATGGGGCAGGGTTGATTGCCAAAAAACTGAAGAACGAATAG
- the thiC gene encoding phosphomethylpyrimidine synthase ThiC has translation MSEYTGNGQKPTTLTTAPFPASRKVYVAGTHPGVHVPMREISLSPTKSINGQAPTPNQPVTVYDTSGPYTDPSVTIDVRAGLAPLRRSWITSRQDVEELAEISSHYGRLRAADSKLDSLRFQHIRKPLRAKAGRNVTQIHYARKGIVTPEMEFIAIRENQSREVAREQAERNGKGGGVTQHPGQSWGASIPAIITPEFVRDEVARGRAIIPSNINHPESEPMIIGRNFLVKINSNIGNSAVASSIEEEVEKMIWSIRWGADTVMDLSTGKNIHETREWIIRNAPVPIGTVPIYQALEKVNGKAEDLTWEIFRDTLIEQAEQGVDYFTIHAGVRLAYVPMTAKRMTGIVSRGGSIHAKWCLAHHQENFAYTHFEEICEIMKAYDVSFSLGDGLRPGSIADANDEGQFAELETLGELTKIAWKHDVQVMIEGPGHVPMHMIQVNMDKQLKECQEAPFYTLGPLTTDIAPGYDHITSGIGAAMIGWYGCAMLCYVTPKEHLGLPDRDDVKIGVVTYKIAAHAADLAKGHPGAQIRDNALSKARFEFRWEDQFHLSLDPDTAKDFHDETLPDNAAKVSHFCSMCGPHFCSMKITQDVRDYAAQLKVDEQQAIQIGMKEKSEEFKKTGSEIYR, from the coding sequence ATGAGCGAATATACCGGCAACGGACAGAAGCCCACGACATTGACCACCGCGCCGTTCCCCGCCTCACGCAAGGTCTACGTGGCTGGCACCCATCCCGGGGTGCATGTGCCCATGCGAGAGATCAGCCTGAGCCCGACCAAATCCATAAACGGCCAAGCTCCGACGCCGAATCAACCAGTCACTGTCTACGATACCTCAGGCCCCTATACCGACCCTTCCGTGACGATCGACGTCCGAGCAGGACTCGCGCCGCTCCGCCGCTCCTGGATCACAAGCCGGCAGGATGTTGAAGAGCTGGCCGAGATCTCCTCGCACTACGGCCGCCTGCGCGCTGCCGACTCCAAGCTGGACAGCCTGCGGTTCCAACATATCCGTAAGCCGCTCCGCGCCAAGGCCGGACGGAACGTCACTCAGATCCACTACGCACGCAAAGGCATCGTGACACCGGAGATGGAATTTATCGCGATTCGTGAAAATCAGTCGCGTGAAGTGGCGCGTGAACAGGCTGAACGCAACGGCAAAGGCGGCGGGGTGACCCAACACCCCGGCCAATCCTGGGGCGCCAGCATCCCCGCCATCATCACCCCGGAGTTCGTCCGTGATGAAGTGGCTCGTGGCCGGGCCATCATCCCCTCAAACATCAATCATCCGGAAAGCGAACCGATGATCATCGGTCGAAACTTCCTGGTGAAGATCAACTCGAACATCGGCAACTCCGCCGTCGCCTCGTCCATCGAAGAAGAAGTCGAGAAAATGATCTGGTCGATCCGCTGGGGCGCTGATACCGTGATGGACCTCTCGACCGGAAAAAACATTCATGAAACGCGTGAATGGATCATTCGTAACGCGCCGGTCCCGATCGGCACGGTGCCGATCTATCAAGCACTCGAAAAAGTAAACGGCAAGGCCGAAGACCTCACATGGGAGATTTTCCGCGATACCCTGATCGAGCAGGCTGAGCAGGGGGTTGACTACTTCACCATCCACGCCGGTGTTCGCCTCGCCTACGTTCCCATGACCGCCAAGCGGATGACCGGGATTGTCTCGCGCGGTGGCTCCATCCACGCCAAGTGGTGCCTCGCGCACCATCAAGAAAATTTCGCCTACACGCACTTCGAAGAGATCTGCGAGATCATGAAGGCTTACGACGTGTCGTTCAGCCTGGGCGACGGGCTTCGGCCAGGCTCCATCGCGGATGCCAATGACGAAGGCCAATTCGCCGAGCTGGAAACGCTCGGCGAACTGACCAAGATCGCCTGGAAGCATGATGTGCAGGTCATGATCGAAGGGCCCGGCCACGTGCCGATGCATATGATCCAGGTGAACATGGACAAACAGCTCAAGGAATGCCAAGAGGCGCCCTTCTATACACTCGGGCCTCTGACGACCGACATCGCGCCAGGCTATGACCACATCACATCCGGCATCGGTGCTGCCATGATCGGCTGGTACGGCTGCGCGATGCTCTGTTACGTGACGCCAAAGGAACACCTCGGCCTCCCCGATCGCGATGATGTGAAAATAGGCGTGGTCACGTACAAAATCGCCGCTCATGCCGCCGACCTGGCCAAAGGCCACCCCGGCGCGCAGATCCGTGACAACGCGTTGTCGAAAGCTCGGTTCGAGTTCCGATGGGAAGACCAATTCCATCTCTCACTCGATCCGGATACCGCGAAAGACTTCCATGACGAGACCTTGCCTGACAACGCCGCCAAAGTTTCGCATTTTTGTTCCATGTGCGGCCCTCACTTCTGCTCGATGAAGATTACGCAAGACGTCCGTGATTACGCCGCACAGCTCAAGGTCGATGAACAGCAAGCGATTCAGATCGGGATGAAAGAGAAATCCGAAGAGTTCAAAAAAACCGGTTCCGAGATTTATCGGTAG
- the nadA gene encoding quinolinate synthase NadA gives MTATATLPKPITDYQSLSADELFRRTVSAKRLLGDRVMILGHNYQRDEVIQHADFRGDSLLLAKLAAERSERPYIVFCGVHFMAETADILSRSQQTVILPDMAAGCSMADMAAIEQVDQCWEALGRVIPVEETVMPAVYVNSAAVLKSFCGEHGGITCTSSNAKAVIEWCWARREKILFFPDEHLGRNTANKMGIPREQMIVWDPYQPNGGNTKEAIKRAKLILWKGHCSVHQMFQPVHVDHFRKQYPDGKVIVHPECHEDVVNKADLIGSTEFIIRTVTAAPAGTTWAVGTELNLVNRLKHELTDKKVFFLSSTVCQCATMFRIDAAHLCWAMENLAEGHVVNRIVVTEDDKHWAKVALDRMMAVS, from the coding sequence GTGACAGCAACTGCGACGCTACCAAAGCCCATTACCGACTATCAGTCGCTCTCAGCCGATGAGTTGTTTCGCCGGACGGTATCGGCCAAGCGACTGCTGGGTGACCGTGTGATGATCCTTGGCCATAACTACCAACGTGATGAAGTCATTCAACATGCCGACTTTCGCGGGGATTCGCTGTTGCTGGCCAAGCTCGCGGCTGAACGTTCTGAGCGGCCCTACATAGTGTTTTGTGGCGTGCATTTCATGGCCGAGACAGCGGATATTCTCAGCCGCTCCCAGCAGACAGTGATTCTGCCCGATATGGCTGCGGGTTGTTCCATGGCCGATATGGCTGCGATTGAGCAAGTGGATCAATGTTGGGAAGCGTTAGGACGAGTCATTCCGGTCGAAGAAACCGTGATGCCGGCGGTGTATGTGAATTCAGCGGCAGTCCTCAAGTCGTTTTGTGGCGAACATGGCGGAATCACTTGTACGTCATCTAACGCCAAAGCGGTCATCGAGTGGTGCTGGGCCAGGCGCGAAAAGATCTTGTTTTTTCCCGATGAGCATTTGGGCCGGAATACGGCAAACAAGATGGGGATTCCCCGGGAGCAGATGATCGTGTGGGATCCCTATCAACCCAACGGTGGAAATACTAAAGAGGCCATCAAACGGGCCAAGTTGATCCTCTGGAAGGGGCACTGTAGCGTGCATCAAATGTTCCAACCGGTGCACGTGGATCACTTTCGTAAGCAGTATCCTGACGGCAAGGTCATTGTCCATCCGGAGTGCCATGAGGATGTCGTGAATAAAGCCGATCTGATCGGGTCGACCGAGTTCATAATTCGGACCGTGACGGCTGCACCGGCAGGGACGACCTGGGCGGTTGGGACGGAGTTGAATCTCGTCAATCGCTTGAAGCATGAACTCACCGATAAGAAGGTGTTTTTCCTCTCCTCCACGGTTTGCCAATGCGCGACCATGTTCCGCATTGATGCCGCCCATCTCTGCTGGGCCATGGAGAATCTGGCTGAAGGACATGTCGTCAACCGGATTGTTGTAACCGAGGACGACAAGCACTGGGCAAAGGTCGCGCTGGATCGCATGATGGCCGTCAGCTGA